The following are encoded together in the Arvicanthis niloticus isolate mArvNil1 chromosome 9, mArvNil1.pat.X, whole genome shotgun sequence genome:
- the Pcbp1 gene encoding poly(rC)-binding protein 1 produces MDAGVTESGLNVTLTIRLLMHGKEVGSIIGKKGESVKRIREESGARINISEGNCPERIITLTGPTNAIFKAFAMIIDKLEEDINSSMTNSTAASRPPVTLRLVVPATQCGSLIGKGGCKIKEIRESTGAQVQVAGDMLPNSTERAITIAGVPQSVTECVKQICLVMLETLSQSPQGRVMTIPYQPMPASSPVICAGGQDRCSDAAGYPHATHDLEGPPLDAYSIQGQHTISPLDLAKLNQVARQQSHFAMMHGGTGFAGIDSSSPEVKGYWASLDASTQTTHELTIPNNLIGCIIGRQGANINEIRQMSGAQIKIANPVEGSSGRQVTITGSAASISLAQYLINARLSSEKGMGCS; encoded by the coding sequence ATGGACGCCGGTGTGACTGAAAGCGGACTCAACGTGACTCTCACCATTCGGCTGCTGATGCACGGAAAGGAAGTAGGCAGCATCATCGGGAAGAAAGGGGAGTCGGTGAAGAGGATCCGCGAGGAGAGCGGCGCGCGGATCAACATCTCGGAGGGGAACTGCCCGGAGAGAATCATCACGCTGACTGGGCCCACCAATGCCATCTTTAAGGCCTTCGCCATGATCATCGACAAGCTGGAGGAAGATATCAACAGCTCCATGACCAACAGTACGGCGGCCAGCAGGCCCCCGGTCACCCTTCGGCTGGTGGTGCCCGCCACCCAGTGTGGCTCCCTGATCGGCAAGGGCGGCTGCAAGATCAAGGAGATCCGCGAGAGCACGGGGGCCCAGGTCCAGGTGGCAGGGGATATGCTGCCCAACTCGACCGAGCGGGCTATCACTATCGCCGGCGTGCCGCAGTCGGTCACCGAGTGTGTTAAGCAGATCTGCCTGGTCATGCTGGAGACGCTCTCCCAGTCTCCACAAGGGAGAGTCATGACCATCCCGTACCAGCCCATGCCGGCCAGCTCTCCAGTCATCTGCGCGGGCGGCCAAGATCGCTGCAGCGACGCGGCGGGCTACCCCCACGCCACCCACGACCTGGAGGGACCACCTCTAGACGCCTACTCGATTCAAGGACAACACACCATTTCTCCGCTGGATCTGGCCAAGCTGAACCAGGTGGCAAGACAACAGTCTCACTTTGCCATGATGCACGGCGGGACGGGATTCGCCGGAATTGACTCCAGCTCTCCAGAGGTGAAAGGCTATTGGGCAAGTTTGGATGCATCTACTCAAACCACCCATGAACTCACCATTCCAAATAACTTAATCGGCTGCATAATCGGGCGCCAAGGCGCTAACATCAATGAGATCCGCCAGATGTCTGGGGCCCAGATCAAAATTGCCAACCCAGTGGAAGGCTCTTCTGGAAGGCAGGTCACCATTACTGGCTCGGCTGCCAGTATTAGCCTGGCTCAGTATCTAATCAATGCCAGGCTTTCCTCTGAGAAGGGCATGGGGTGCAGCTAG